In Williamsia phyllosphaerae, the DNA window CACCTGACGCGATCTCCGAAGCGGGCGAAGCCGTCCTCGACGCGCCCTCGCAACCGGACCTCGTGCTCGTCGATGAGATGGTGGGCGGCAATGAGTCGCTCGCGCCGCGAGCCGGCGTCCGTTCCGATGCCGGCGATGAAGTCCACCGCCGCGGTCGCACCCGCCATGATCTCGTACGGGAGGGTGCCGAGTTCGAACCGTTCGGGAACGCGGTTCGTCGACGGGATCAACTTGTCCGGGTGCAGGGACTCGAGCAACTCCGGATCTGCGGCCAGGACACCGCAGTGTGGCCCGAAGAACTTGTAGGGCGAGCAGGTGAAGAAATCGGCGCCCAGCGCCCCGACATCGACCGACGAGTGCGCCGCGTGATGGACGCCGTCGACGTAGACAAGAGCACCGACCGCGTGAGCCCGTCGGGCGATGCGCGCAACGGGCGGCTTGGTGCCCAGCAGGTTCGACGCCGCCGTGACCGCGACGAGGCGGGTCCGGTCGGTGATGACGGAGTCGAGGCCCGACAGGTCGAGACCCGCGGTGGCCGCGTCGAGCGGGAGCCAGACGATCCTCGCCCCGACCGCCTCGGCCGCCTGCACCCACGGCCGGACGTTGGAGTCGTGGTCGAGTCGGCTCACGACGATCTCGTCGCCGGGACCCCACGACTTCGCCAACATGCGGGAGACGTCGTAGGCGATCTGGGTTGCACTGCGTCCGATGACGATTCCACGAGGCGACACTCCCAGCAGATCGGAGAACGCGAGACGAAACTCCTCGACGACCTTCTCGGCGTTGCGCTCACTGGCGACCAACGGACCCCGGTTGGACAACGGCGCCAACAGGGTGCGGGTGATGGCGTCGGCCACCACCGACGGTGTCTGAGTGCCGCCCGGACCGTCGAAATGCGCGATACCTGACTTCAGGGCGGGAAACTGCTCACGAACAGCGACGACGTCGAAGGCCATGATCCATGGTCACACGTGCGGCGACCGCCTCGTTTCCGACGGGGTGCTCGCCGGGCCGACCGGGACGACGACGGCACCTAGGATCGAGGACATGGTGATGGCTGATCGACCCGAAGTGGAGACCGCATCCGCGCCCCTGACGGCACTGGCGATGGTCGGACTGGCCGAGAGCATGCTCAACGGTCTGGCGCGGGTGCCGTTCCGTCGTCCGTGGCAGGGCCCGAGCGGTCTGCTCGACAACATCGGACAATCCGTCACCCGCCAGGCCATCCGATCGTTCATGGGCTACTCGATGGGATTGCCGATCGAGGAGTTCCGCTCGATGGAGAAGATCCTCGACGACATCTGTCGCGTCGTGATGCCGCCGTTCATCGGACTCGTCGACGGTGTGGAACTGACCAAGGACATCATCGGCGGTGTCGAGGGTCTGTGGTGTCGCGCCAAGGCCAGCTCAGACGAGTTCGTCGACGACCCCGATGACAAGGAGACTATCGCGGCCACCGTGCTCTACCTGCACGGCGGCGGATACATCGGCACCTCGCCCATCATGTACTCCGCGTTCGCGGCGTCGCTGGTGCGGATCACGGGCTACGAGATATTCATCGCCGACTACCGGATGGCCCCGGAGTTCCCGTTCCCGGCCGGTGTGCACGACGCCGCCGACGTCTACGAGGGACTGCTCGAGCGCGGCATCGACGCCGACCATCTCATCGTGGCCGGCGATTCCGGCGGCGGTGGACTGGCCACCTCGCTGGTCTCCTACCTCCACGATCACGACATGCCACGCCCGGCCGCGGTGATGCTGTTCTCACCCGAGGTCGATCTCGACCTCAACCACCCGTCGATCACCACCAACGCCCAGCACGACATCCTGCCGTGGAACGTGCCGGTCAGCCCGTACCTGCAAGGTGTCCAGCCCAACGACGAGCGGGTCTCGGCCATCTACGCCAAGCCACAACCGGAGTGGTTCCCGCCGACGTTCGTCTGCTGGGGCGAGGACGAGATGTTCCGCGACGGCATCCGCCAGTTCGTCGACGCCCTGACGACCGCGGGGGTGACCGTGTACGCGATGGAGGAACGCGGCATGTTCCATGTCTTCCCGATCCTCATGCCGTGGGCGGAGTCGTCGAAGCGGGTGTTCCGCGCGCTGCGGGAACTCTCCCGCCGCCACGTCAGCTCCGACCCCGAGGCCGCGCCTACGCACTGACAGTTCCGACGCGGGGACGGAGTCAGCCCGATGCGCCGATCAGACTGATCACGGCGAATGCGGCCGCGATCACCACGATCGCGGTGATCACCACCCACACACCGCCGCCGCCGGGCATGTCGCCACCACTACGCAACGCAATGGACGTCCGACGCCACCGCCACCCACCCAGCACCGCGGTCAGTGCGCCCACGGCGATCAACGTGACGCCCAGCGCCTGCCGGGTCCCGGGTTCGCCGAACCGGTCGATGACGTGCAATACCGCGACACCTGCTGCGATCAGACCCAACGACGTCCGGATCCAGGCCAACACGGTGCGCTCGGCGGCGAGGGTGAATCGTGCGTCGACCGATCCGACTGGGCGGTCGTCGGGTTCGGGTGTGTCGTGTGGGGTCACGACGACGATCATCCCGTGCGCACCGCCTCGGAACAACGCCGGTTGGCCGAAGTCGACTGCTCGAGGTCAGGTCTGGCGCGGGAGGAGTTCGTCGACGAAGCGGTCCACGAAGGACGTCATGCCGCCTGAGGCGGGAATGATCACGAACTTGCTCAGTCCGGCCTGGATGTAGTCGTCGATCATCCGATGCAGCGCAGGCCATCCGGTCGCAACCAGCTCCCGCGCGTCGACCTCGGGCCGTCTGCTGCCTGCCCGAGCCGTCAGTTCGTCGGGATCGGCACCGTCGGCCACCAAGATGGTGATGCCGAAGTGGTCGTCGTCGATCTGCCGTCCCGATGCGGCGGCCGCGGCGTTGATCTCAGCGACCCCGGCCGCGGCCTCGGCGGGCGTGACGAAGCTACCGAGCCACCCATCGCCGAGAGCCCCGATCCGCCGGTAGGCCGCGGGCACCCGGCCGCCGAGCCAGACGTCCACCGAACCTGAGTGACCCTGCCGGACAGCAGCGCCGGTCACATCGAAATGGTCACCCGCGAAGTCGATGTCGTCGTCGGCCAGCACCGCACGCAGCAGCCGCAGGGACTCGTCGAACACCTCGCCGCGCCGCCCGTTCACGGGAAAGAGCTCACGCTCCTTCGGGTTGCCGGCCTGCAGACCGAACACCGGTAGCACCCGTCTCGGGGCGAGCGCGGCCAGCGAGAGCAACTGCTTCGCGACCAGGACCGGATGACGTCCGGGCAGGATTGCCACCGACGTCCCCACCTTCAACTTCTCCGTGCGTGATGCCGCGTAGGCCATACCGACGAACGGGTCGACCGCCCGCGAGTAGACGAGCTCGGAGAACCACAGGGAGTCGACACCGTCGGCCTCGAGTCGATCCACCAGACCCGGCAGATCAGCGGGGTCGAGGTCTGCGCCGGTTCCGATTCCGAATCGAATGCTCATCGCTTCTTCCTACACTTGCCAACGACACCCGACACGTCGACGATTCATCGAACGGACGAGGAGCTGCACATGCCGGTGCTGGGAGTGGGCGGCATCTTCTTTCGAGCGCAGGATCCCGATGCGTTGACCGTCTGGTATCGCGATCTCCTGGGCGTCGGCGCCGGTTGCGTCGCCGATGGCGGAGGCCCGCCGGACGAGTGGTCGTGGCAGGTGACAGGCGGTCCGCTGGTCTTTGCGCCGTTCGGCTCGACCACCGACTACTGGGCTTCGGACAAACAGTTCATGATCAATCTCCGCGTCAGCGACCTCGACGACCTGCTGGTGCACCTGTCCGACGCCGGTGTCGCGATCATCGAAGACCCCGAGTGGAACTCACCCGAGACCGGCCGGTTCGCACGCGTCCATGATCCCGAGGGCAACGCGAT includes these proteins:
- a CDS encoding cysteine desulfurase-like protein, coding for MAFDVVAVREQFPALKSGIAHFDGPGGTQTPSVVADAITRTLLAPLSNRGPLVASERNAEKVVEEFRLAFSDLLGVSPRGIVIGRSATQIAYDVSRMLAKSWGPGDEIVVSRLDHDSNVRPWVQAAEAVGARIVWLPLDAATAGLDLSGLDSVITDRTRLVAVTAASNLLGTKPPVARIARRAHAVGALVYVDGVHHAAHSSVDVGALGADFFTCSPYKFFGPHCGVLAADPELLESLHPDKLIPSTNRVPERFELGTLPYEIMAGATAAVDFIAGIGTDAGSRRERLIAAHHLIDEHEVRLRGRVEDGFARFGDRVRCHSVAEERTPTLFFTFDGVDATEVYRFLAARHVLAPAGSFYAHEAIRALNTGTDTGLRVGLAAYNDDTDIDRLLTGVDEYLRAN
- a CDS encoding alpha/beta hydrolase, which translates into the protein MVMADRPEVETASAPLTALAMVGLAESMLNGLARVPFRRPWQGPSGLLDNIGQSVTRQAIRSFMGYSMGLPIEEFRSMEKILDDICRVVMPPFIGLVDGVELTKDIIGGVEGLWCRAKASSDEFVDDPDDKETIAATVLYLHGGGYIGTSPIMYSAFAASLVRITGYEIFIADYRMAPEFPFPAGVHDAADVYEGLLERGIDADHLIVAGDSGGGGLATSLVSYLHDHDMPRPAAVMLFSPEVDLDLNHPSITTNAQHDILPWNVPVSPYLQGVQPNDERVSAIYAKPQPEWFPPTFVCWGEDEMFRDGIRQFVDALTTAGVTVYAMEERGMFHVFPILMPWAESSKRVFRALRELSRRHVSSDPEAAPTH
- a CDS encoding YidH family protein, whose amino-acid sequence is MTPHDTPEPDDRPVGSVDARFTLAAERTVLAWIRTSLGLIAAGVAVLHVIDRFGEPGTRQALGVTLIAVGALTAVLGGWRWRRTSIALRSGGDMPGGGGVWVVITAIVVIAAAFAVISLIGASG
- a CDS encoding TIGR03854 family LLM class F420-dependent oxidoreductase, encoding MSIRFGIGTGADLDPADLPGLVDRLEADGVDSLWFSELVYSRAVDPFVGMAYAASRTEKLKVGTSVAILPGRHPVLVAKQLLSLAALAPRRVLPVFGLQAGNPKERELFPVNGRRGEVFDESLRLLRAVLADDDIDFAGDHFDVTGAAVRQGHSGSVDVWLGGRVPAAYRRIGALGDGWLGSFVTPAEAAAGVAEINAAAAASGRQIDDDHFGITILVADGADPDELTARAGSRRPEVDARELVATGWPALHRMIDDYIQAGLSKFVIIPASGGMTSFVDRFVDELLPRQT
- a CDS encoding VOC family protein gives rise to the protein MPVLGVGGIFFRAQDPDALTVWYRDLLGVGAGCVADGGGPPDEWSWQVTGGPLVFAPFGSTTDYWASDKQFMINLRVSDLDDLLVHLSDAGVAIIEDPEWNSPETGRFARVHDPEGNAIELWEPPAS